Sequence from the Pirellulales bacterium genome:
GAACCGACGTAAGCACCCCAAAGTGTAGCTTCTGAATTTGAGTTTTCCGGCAAGTCATAGTGTCCTGCCTCACTCGGAAGTGGAATTCTGCTTGCCGGGCGTTAGCATAACGCCTTCAGGAGGAATTCCCCATGAGCATCGATTCTCCGGACTCGCCGCGGCGTGAGCGGCGTCATTTTACGGCCCAGCAGAAGGCGGCGCTGGTGAAGCGGCACTTGCTCGACGGCGTTCCGGTTTCGGACCTGTGCGACGAGGCGCAGAGCACACCCACCCAGTTCTACCAGTGGCAGAAGCAGCACTTCGAGGGCGCCGCGGCGGCCTTTGAGGCGAAGAAGCCGGGCAAGCCGGCCGGGACGTCGCGGGGTCCGAACGCCGTTCGTGCGTGCGAGCATCGAGCCGGCCGCCGCCGTGCCGGCGACGATGCAACCGCGGTCACCAAGCGAATGCCCCAAGTCGAGGGGCCGCTCCCGGCGTTCCGCGTCGCCGTCGATCGTGTGCGCAGCACGATTCCTTCACCAGGGTCGCGCGACCTGCTAAGCTGGGCGGAGATCGTCTCCTCCCGACGTCACAACCGCGTTCCGCGCGTCGTCCCGAACGCAGCGCGAGCGGAGTCCGTGCCGGCGGCCCGCGGGGACTTGCCGGGCGTCGATCCAACCTCGTCGTCGGCCTTGAAGAGGGCGCCTGTGAACTATCTCGCCGTGATTTGCGTGCTCGCGTCGGCGTGCGCGAGCGCGACTGCCGCCGAAAAGCCTCGCGTCTTCGTGCTCTCGGACATCGAGAACGAGCCGGACGACGCCATGTCGATGGTTCGTTTTCTCGCGTACGCCGACCAGTTTGACGTCGAGGGGCTGGCGGCGACGACCTCGGTTCATCAGCCGAATCGAGTCGCCCCGCAGCGAATTCGCCGAATTGTCGAAGCGTACGCATTGGTGCGAGACAATCTCGAACAGCACCAGCGAGGGTTTCCGACAGCCGACGTCTTGCGGCAGCGCGTCACCGCCGGGTTGCCGGTCTCCGGCCTGACCGGAGTCGGCGAAGGCCGCGATTCCCCGGCGTCGGAGCTGCTCGTCAAGGCGGTCGACAAAGACGATCCTCGACCGCTGTGGGTGACCGTGTGGGGCGGGCCGAACGTCTTGGCTCAAGCGCTGTGGAGCGTACGGCAGACGCGCTCGGCGGACGAGCTGAGCAAGTTCGTCGCCAAGCTGCGCGTCTACGCGATCTCCGACCAGGACGACAGCGGTCCGTGGCTGCGCGAGCAGTTTCCCGATCTGTTTTACGTGGCCAGCCCGGGCGTTCATGCGGGAGGCGCCTACCACCACGCCACGTGGAGCGGAATCAGCGGCGACTATTTTCACGGTCGATTTTGCGGCGCGGACTTTTCCTTGGTAACGAACGAATGGCTCGACGTGCACGTGCGACGCAAAGGGCCGCTCGGCAAAGAGTACC
This genomic interval carries:
- a CDS encoding DUF1593 domain-containing protein → MSIDSPDSPRRERRHFTAQQKAALVKRHLLDGVPVSDLCDEAQSTPTQFYQWQKQHFEGAAAAFEAKKPGKPAGTSRGPNAVRACEHRAGRRRAGDDATAVTKRMPQVEGPLPAFRVAVDRVRSTIPSPGSRDLLSWAEIVSSRRHNRVPRVVPNAARAESVPAARGDLPGVDPTSSSALKRAPVNYLAVICVLASACASATAAEKPRVFVLSDIENEPDDAMSMVRFLAYADQFDVEGLAATTSVHQPNRVAPQRIRRIVEAYALVRDNLEQHQRGFPTADVLRQRVTAGLPVSGLTGVGEGRDSPASELLVKAVDKDDPRPLWVTVWGGPNVLAQALWSVRQTRSADELSKFVAKLRVYAISDQDDSGPWLREQFPDLFYVASPGVHAGGAYHHATWSGISGDYFHGRFCGADFSLVTNEWLDVHVRRKGPLGKEYPRWEYLMEGDTPSFLNLVDNGLSDPEHPDWGGWGGRYELYVPRKQKWHLQAEQRPLWTDAEDEVLGIDGRWHTSNHATIWRWREAFQNDFAARMDWTVKSYDEANHPPVPRLGHADRLTAKPGEVVRLSAEGSSDPDGDALSYHWFCYGEAGSLTISSGTTGQPVPIRDFDQATASLTVPARGTMPPGAGAMHVILAVTDHGTPRLTRYRRLIVDVARSR